Proteins encoded by one window of Xiphias gladius isolate SHS-SW01 ecotype Sanya breed wild chromosome 15, ASM1685928v1, whole genome shotgun sequence:
- the ecpas gene encoding proteasome adapter and scaffold protein ECM29 isoform X2 encodes MAAQDELNQLERVFLRLGHAETDEQLQDIISKFLPPVLLKLSSVQEGVRKKVMELLVHLNKRIKSRPKIQLPVETLLVQYQDPAAASFVTNFTIIYIKMGYPRLEVGKQCELAPTLLTAMEGKPQPQQDSLMHLLIPTLYHMKYPADISKNASPFNLTERPKTVQLLLEFMLDVLLMPYGFVLNESPTRPAPSSSQGSSADGTMATGGQGLPQPPPGMSVYAAKRVIGEAQWSAEQLEQCKLGIVKFIEAKQVPEVETVVHLVVASSDTRHSVATAADLELKSKQSIIDWNNPLIINKMYKVYLGDVPLKTKGGNVKQELKHEPVSTRVKLKILPHLLRSRLAAECFPANIQVVYDGLFGANTNNKLLSLTLQFVHHICMVCPDTNKPLGLMLLNGLTKLINEYKEDPKLLCVAYSAVGKLSSRMPQLFTKDIALVQQFFESMCKEEPDVRLAIQEALSMMVGAYANLQGALLNLMEALVAAYIGKPEVQVRQVAMKFASTVFAPDHVPSRYLLLLAAGDPREEVSGEAQRVLRAFHTKSSEKEGPKPMPSFPDMVAYVQEKAAQRIKTPAKYIVGTSTIPFNPSAFAEIVLYLRMCLAHSAGAMPMSTRLADMQDDAPVIGRYVDTLLSSEPQPSMSKGSETNPVHVYMDLLQQLLSAVGGIPVMYCLLEVVSVCPEKLASRFVDKIDWIKSLMNTNKEDMRELAAQLYAIVVSTMTGNELQTAVQNLVKITKDNHSPETQHGAILALGYMVGRYMSKKKAVTSSDSTHNMGQQMNFSSQEEDELVTMATKTVGSFLDSSSALLAVAACTALGEIGRNGTLLIPSEGEGFTKLSTVENLLARIPSGKESTKMKERSIQTLGHLPVGDGDFPHQKKLLQGLMDSVEAKQVELQFTVGEAITSAAIGTSSGAARDPWTCTEDQYSPLHNVKNNDVVPWVLNAILSKYIPSQNPHVRQAACIWLLSLVKKLSQHKEIMSHLKEVQVAFISVLSDPDELSQDVASKGLGLVYEMGGEGDQHELVSTLVETLMTGKRVKHAVSEDTELFQGEGLGKTPDGHGLSTYKELCSLASDLNQPDLVYKFMNLANHHAMWNSRKGAAFGFHMIAAKAGEQLAPFLPQLVPRLYRYQFDPNLSIRQAMTSIWDALVTDKTLVDKYLKEILQDVISNLTSNTWRVRESSCLALNDLIRGRQADDLIDHLAEIWETLFRVLDDIKESVRKAADLTLKTLSKVCTRMCESTGSAAQRTVAVLLPTLLEKGIVSNVSEVRSLSIQTLVKISKTAGARLKPHASRLIPALLEALSTLEPQVLNYLSLRATEQEKSAMDAARLSAAKSSPMMETINMCLQHLDVSVLGELVPRLSELLKSGVGLGTKGGCASVIVSLTVQCPQDLTPYSGKLMSALLSGIHDRSTVVQKAFAFALGHLVRTAKDSSVEKLLLKLNNWYLEKEEPVYKSSCALTVHAISHYSPDVLKGHAGVALPLAFLGMHQAPGPDEEKGESHDATLWAEVWQENVPGSFGGIRLYMTELITITQKALQSQSWKMKAQGAAAMATVAKEQTGSLVAPHLGLVLTALMQGLSGRTWAGKEELLKAIGSVVGKCSAELQKPWAGQPTISEVLEVVLKECRKESLVYKMAALRCAGDVLRSSQEDRFSDMAEIIFPLIKKSGGASPRSLEEDDDDDRDVKEKELQTEALLCAFETLGKTWPRNPQTQARFQAEVCGLMCEKLKRSTWKVQLAVLQSMKAYFQGLLLLEKGSEDFNALSQILTETCAALTCPLENRSYSSVRTEALSVVGLIVKRTGESEQWDCVSVKSREQLQRSLSMLQSDSRPDLRDKAQELRRHIQSQP; translated from the exons ATGGCTGCCCAGGATGAACTCA ATCAACTGGAACGTGTGTTCCTTCGCCTGGGCCATGCAGAAACAGACGAACAGCTACAAGATATTATCTCCAAGTTCCTACCCCCTGTGCTCCTCAAACTCTCCAGCGTTCAGGAGGGTGTGCGAAAGAAA GTAATGGAGTTGTTGGTCCACCTGAACAAGAGGATAAAAAGCCGACCTAAGATTCAGCTACCAGTAGAAACTTTGCTGGTACAGTACCAAGACCCGGCAGCCGCCTCCTTTGTCACG AATTTCACCATCATCTACATCAAAATGGGCTACCCACGTCTGGAGGTGGGGAAACAGTGTGAGTTGGCCCCCACCCTCCTAACTGCCATGGAAGGCAAGCCACAGCCACAACAGGACAG CCTGATGCACCTGCTGATCCCTACTCTTTACCACATGAAGTATCCTGCAGACATCTCCAAGAATGCTTCTCCATTTAACTTAACTGAGCGGCCAAAGACagtgcagctgctgctggagttcATGTTGGATGTTTTACTGATGCCTTATGG GTTTGTGCTGAATGAATCCCCAACTCGccctgctccctcctcctcccagggAAGTTCTGCAGATGGGACAATGGCCACTGGTGGCCAGGGTCTCCCCCAGCCTCCCCCAGGGATGAGTGTCTATGCTGCCAAGAGGGTGATTGGAGAGGCCCAGTGGAGCGCTGAGCAACTAGAGCAG TGTAAACTAGGCATAGTGAAATTCATCGAGGCAAAGCAAGTCCCAGAAGTGGAGACGGTGGTTCACCTGGTGGTGGCGTCCAGCGACACCCGACACAGTGTTGCCACTGCAGCTGATCTGGAGCTGAAGAGCAAACAGAG TATCATCGATTGGAACAATCCTCTAATTATCAACAAGATGTACAAAGTGTATCTCGGGGATGTTCCTCTTAAAACAAAG GGCGGCAATGTGAAGCAAGAGCTGAAGCATGAGCCGGTAAGCACAAGAGTCAAACTGAAGATCCTTCCACATCTTCTACGGTCACGCCTAGCCGCAGAGTGCTTTCCAGCTAATATTCAG GTTGTGTATGACGGTCTGTTTGGAGccaacaccaacaacaaactGCTGTCTCTCACCTTGCAGTTTGTCCATCACATCTGCATGGT GTGCCCTGACACTAATAAGCCTTTGGGGCTAATGCTGCTCAATGGTCTTACCAAGCTCATCAATGAATACAAGGag GATCCTAAGTTACTATGTGTTGCCTACTCTGCTGTTGGAAAGCTGTCAAG CCGCATGCCACAGCTGTTCACAAAGGATATTGCACTCGTACAGCAGTTTTTTGAGTCCATGTGTAAG GAGGAGCCTGATGTTCGTCTTGCCATTCAGGAAGCTCTGTCTATGATGGTTGGAGCTTATGCTAACCTACAAGGGGCACTGCTGAACCTGATGGAGGCCCTGGTTGCTGCATACATTGGAAAG CCGGAGGTGCAAGTGCGCCAGGTGGCCATGAAGTTTGCCAGCACAGTGTTTGCTCCTGATCACGTGCCATCTAggtacctgctgctgctggctgctggaGACCC gAGGGAGGAGGTGTCTGGGGAGGCCCAGAGGGTGCTCAGGGCTTTTCATACCAAGAGCTCGGAGAAGGAGGGACCAAAGCCAATGCCCTCCTTTCCTGACATGGTGGCCTATGTCCAGGAGAAG GCGGCTCAGAGGATCAAGACTCCAGCTAAGTACATTGTTGGAACCTCCACCATTCCTTTCAACCCTTCTGCATTTGCGGAG ATCGTGCTCTACCTGAGGATGTGTTTAGCCCACAGTGCCGGGGCCATGCCCATGTCAACACGCTTGGCAGACATGCAGGATGATGCCCCAGTCATCGGCCGCTACGTCGACACACTTCTGTCTTCTGAGCCTCAGCCTTCGATGTCAAAGGGGTCTGAGACCAATCCTGTTCATGTCTACATGGATCTGCTGCAGCAGTTGCTGTCTGCCGTAGGAG GAATCCCAGTTATGTACTGTCTACTGGAAGTGGTGTCTGTCTGCCCAGAGAAACTGGCTTCCAGATTTGTTGATAAAATTGACTGGATTAAA AGTCTGATGAACACAAATAAGGAGGACATGAGGGAGCTTGCAGCCCAGCTGTATGCTATAGTGGTTTCCACCATGACTGGCAACGAGCTGCAGACAGCCGTGCAGAACCTGGTCAAAATCACCAAAGACAACCAC AGTCCTGAGACTCAGCATGGTGCCATCTTGGCTCTCGGCTACATGGTGGGAAGGTACATGAGCAAGAAGAAAGCTGTCACCTCTAGTGACTCTACCCACAACATGGGGCAGCAAATGAACTTCTCCTCCCAAGAAGAAGACGAACTTGTTACCATGGCTACCAAGACAGTTG gTTCTTTCCTGGACAGCAGTAGTGCACTACTGGCAGTAGCAGCCTGTACAGCTCTGGGAGAAATTGGGCGGAATGGCACCCTGCTGATCCCTTCAGAGGGTGAGGGGTTCACCAAACTCTCCACCGTGGAAAACCTGCTGGCACGCATCCCCTCTGGCAAGGAGAGCACAAAG ATGAAGGAGCGATCGATCCAGACCTTGGGTCACCTACCAGTGGGGGATGGAGACTTCCCTCACCagaagaagctgctgcaggGACTCATGGATTCTGTAGAG GCCAAACAGGTGGAGCTGCAGTTCACAGTGGGAGAGGCTATCACCAGTGCTGCGATAGGCACCAGCTCTGGAGCTGCAAGAGATCCATGGACCTGCACTGAGGACCAGTACAGCCCACTACACA atgttaaaaacaatgatgtggttccttgggtcctcaacgCCATCCTTTCCAAGTACATACCCAGTCAGAACCCCCACGTCCGACAGGCAGCCTGCATCTGGCTGCTCTCCCTGGTCAAGAAACTCAGCCAACACAAGGAAATCATG TCCCATTTAAAGGAAGTTCAGGTGGCATTCATCTCTGTTCTCTCAGACCCCGATG AGTTGAGTCAGGATGTGGCATCTAAAGGACTTGGTTTGGTCTATGAGATGGGAGGAGAGGGTGACCAGCACGAACTGGTGTCCACCCTGGTGGAAACACTCATGACTGGCAAAAG AGTGAAACATGCCGTCTCAGAAGATACAGAGCTGTTCCAAGGAGAAGGTTTGGGGAAAACACCTGATGG CCATGGGCTGTCCACATACAAGGAGCTCTGCTCCTTGGCCAGCGACCTGAACCAACCAGATCTCGTTTACAAGTTCATGAACCTGGCCAATCACCACGCAATGTGGAACTCCCGCAAG GGAGCAGCTTTTGGGTTTCACATGATCGCTGCCAAGGCTGGGGAGCAGCTGGCTCCGTTCCTGCCACAGCTTGTGCCTCGTCTTTACCGCTACCAGTTTGACCCCAACCTGAGCATTCGCCAGGCCATGACCAGCATCTGGGATGCATTGGTCACTGATAAGACCCTG GTGGATAAGTATCTTAAGGAAATCCTGCAGGATGTAATTTCCAACTTGACCAGTAACACCTGGAGAGTACGTGAGTCCAG CTGCCTGGCCCTGAATGACCTGATACGTGGCCGCCAAGCTGATGACCTCATTGATCATCTTGCAGAAATCTGGGAAACACTGTTCAGAGTCCTTGATGACATCAAG GAATCTGTGAGGAAGGCTGCAGACCtaacactgaaaacactcaGTAAG GTGTGTACTCGTATGTGTGAGTCTACGGGCTCTGCAGCCCAGAGAACTGTGGCGGTACTGTTGCCAACTCTTCTGGAAAAAGGCATTGTTAGCAATGTCTCAGAAGTCCGCTCACTTAG TATCCAGACCCTGGTGAAGATTAGTAAAACAGCTGGGGCCAGACTAAAGCCTCATGCTTCCCGACTCATCCCGGCCCTGTTGGAGGCCCTCAGCACCTTGGAGCCTCAGGTCCTCAACTACCTCAGCCTCCGagccacagagcaggagaag AGCGCCATGGATGCTGCTAGACTAAGTGCTGCCAAGTCCTCCCCAATGATGGAGACCATaaacatg TGTCTGCAGCACCTCGATGTTTCTGTGCTGGGAGAGCTGGTTCCTAGGCTCTCTGAACTTCTTAAGAGTGGAGTAGGCTTGGGCACCAAG GGTGGCTGTGCTAGTGTTATTGTTTCGCTCACAGTGCAGTGTCCCCAGGATCTCACCCCATATTCAG gTAAGCTGATGAGTGCCCTGCTGAGTGGTATCCATGACAGAAGCACTGTAGTACAGAAAGCCTTTGCCTTTGCTCTGGGTCACCTAGTCAGG ACAGCAAAAGACAGCAGTGTGGAGAAACTACTACTGAAGCTCAACAACTGGTACTTGGAAAAAGAGG AGCCGGTATATAAGTCATCATGTGCATTGACCGTGCACGCCATCAGCCACTACAGTCCTGATGTGCTGAAGGGCCATGCAGGAGTGGCCCTGCCGCTGGCCTTCCTGGGCATGCATCAGGCGCCAGGTCCTgatgaggaaaaaggagagagccATGATGCTACGCTGTGGGCTGAGGTGTGGCAGGAGAACGTCCCAG GAAGCTTTGGAGGCATCAGACTGTACATGACAGAGCTGATCACTATCACACAGAAAGCTCTGCAGTCCCAGTCCTGGAAGATGAAGGCTCAGGGTGCAGCTGCCATGGCAACTGTTGCCAAGGAACAGACAGGCTCATTGGTGGCGCCACACCTTGGCTTGGTGCTAACAGCTTTAATGCAGGGACTATCTGGACGCACATGGGCGGGCAAG GAGGAGCTATTGAAAGCCATTGGATCAGTAGTGGGCAAATGCAG TGCTGAGCTACAGAAGCCTTGGGCAGGCCAGCCCACCATCTCTGAGGTGTTGGAGGTTGTGTTGAAGGAATGCCGCAAGGAGAGTCTGGTATACAAAATGGCTGCTTTGCGCTGTGCTGGAGACGTGCTCCGCAGCAGCCAGGAGGACCGTTTCAGTGACATGGCAGAGATCATTTTCCCTCTAATCAAGAAG AGTGGGGGTGCATCCCCGAGGTCActggaggaggatgatgatgatgatagagATGTGAAGGAGAAAGAGTTGCAGACTGAAGCTCTGCTTTGTGCTTTTGAGACCCTTGGAAAGACTTGGCCCAGGAACCCACAGACTCAGG CTCGTTTCCAGGCGGAGGTATGCGGACTAATGTGTGAAAAGCTCAAGCGAAGCACTTGGAAAGTGCAGCTTGCTGTTCTCCAGTCCATGAAGGCATACTTCCAGGG GCTATTACTGCTAGAGAAGGGCAGTGAAGACTTCAACGCACTGTCACAGATCCTCACAGAGACGTGTGCTGCTCTCACGTGCCCTTTAG aAAACAGAAGTTACTCATCTGTGAGGACAGAGGCCTTGTCAGTTGTGGGTCTGATCGTAAAGAGAACTGGAG AGAGTGAACAGTgggactgtgtgtctgtgaagagCCGGGAGCAGCTGCAGCGCTCCCTGTCAATGCTGCAGTCTGATAGCAGACCCGACCTGAGGGATAAGGCCCAGGAGCTGCGTAGACACATCCAGAGTCAACCATGA
- the ecpas gene encoding proteasome adapter and scaffold protein ECM29 isoform X1: MKERACCILTFRSVFRSNDQLERVFLRLGHAETDEQLQDIISKFLPPVLLKLSSVQEGVRKKVMELLVHLNKRIKSRPKIQLPVETLLVQYQDPAAASFVTNFTIIYIKMGYPRLEVGKQCELAPTLLTAMEGKPQPQQDSLMHLLIPTLYHMKYPADISKNASPFNLTERPKTVQLLLEFMLDVLLMPYGFVLNESPTRPAPSSSQGSSADGTMATGGQGLPQPPPGMSVYAAKRVIGEAQWSAEQLEQCKLGIVKFIEAKQVPEVETVVHLVVASSDTRHSVATAADLELKSKQSIIDWNNPLIINKMYKVYLGDVPLKTKGGNVKQELKHEPVSTRVKLKILPHLLRSRLAAECFPANIQVVYDGLFGANTNNKLLSLTLQFVHHICMVCPDTNKPLGLMLLNGLTKLINEYKEDPKLLCVAYSAVGKLSSRMPQLFTKDIALVQQFFESMCKEEPDVRLAIQEALSMMVGAYANLQGALLNLMEALVAAYIGKPEVQVRQVAMKFASTVFAPDHVPSRYLLLLAAGDPREEVSGEAQRVLRAFHTKSSEKEGPKPMPSFPDMVAYVQEKAAQRIKTPAKYIVGTSTIPFNPSAFAEIVLYLRMCLAHSAGAMPMSTRLADMQDDAPVIGRYVDTLLSSEPQPSMSKGSETNPVHVYMDLLQQLLSAVGGIPVMYCLLEVVSVCPEKLASRFVDKIDWIKSLMNTNKEDMRELAAQLYAIVVSTMTGNELQTAVQNLVKITKDNHSPETQHGAILALGYMVGRYMSKKKAVTSSDSTHNMGQQMNFSSQEEDELVTMATKTVGSFLDSSSALLAVAACTALGEIGRNGTLLIPSEGEGFTKLSTVENLLARIPSGKESTKMKERSIQTLGHLPVGDGDFPHQKKLLQGLMDSVEAKQVELQFTVGEAITSAAIGTSSGAARDPWTCTEDQYSPLHNVKNNDVVPWVLNAILSKYIPSQNPHVRQAACIWLLSLVKKLSQHKEIMSHLKEVQVAFISVLSDPDELSQDVASKGLGLVYEMGGEGDQHELVSTLVETLMTGKRVKHAVSEDTELFQGEGLGKTPDGHGLSTYKELCSLASDLNQPDLVYKFMNLANHHAMWNSRKGAAFGFHMIAAKAGEQLAPFLPQLVPRLYRYQFDPNLSIRQAMTSIWDALVTDKTLVDKYLKEILQDVISNLTSNTWRVRESSCLALNDLIRGRQADDLIDHLAEIWETLFRVLDDIKESVRKAADLTLKTLSKVCTRMCESTGSAAQRTVAVLLPTLLEKGIVSNVSEVRSLSIQTLVKISKTAGARLKPHASRLIPALLEALSTLEPQVLNYLSLRATEQEKSAMDAARLSAAKSSPMMETINMCLQHLDVSVLGELVPRLSELLKSGVGLGTKGGCASVIVSLTVQCPQDLTPYSGKLMSALLSGIHDRSTVVQKAFAFALGHLVRTAKDSSVEKLLLKLNNWYLEKEEPVYKSSCALTVHAISHYSPDVLKGHAGVALPLAFLGMHQAPGPDEEKGESHDATLWAEVWQENVPGSFGGIRLYMTELITITQKALQSQSWKMKAQGAAAMATVAKEQTGSLVAPHLGLVLTALMQGLSGRTWAGKEELLKAIGSVVGKCSAELQKPWAGQPTISEVLEVVLKECRKESLVYKMAALRCAGDVLRSSQEDRFSDMAEIIFPLIKKSGGASPRSLEEDDDDDRDVKEKELQTEALLCAFETLGKTWPRNPQTQARFQAEVCGLMCEKLKRSTWKVQLAVLQSMKAYFQGLLLLEKGSEDFNALSQILTETCAALTCPLENRSYSSVRTEALSVVGLIVKRTGESEQWDCVSVKSREQLQRSLSMLQSDSRPDLRDKAQELRRHIQSQP, translated from the exons ATGAAAGAACGGGCTTGCTGTATTCTAACGTTTAGGAGTGTGTTTCGAAGTAACG ATCAACTGGAACGTGTGTTCCTTCGCCTGGGCCATGCAGAAACAGACGAACAGCTACAAGATATTATCTCCAAGTTCCTACCCCCTGTGCTCCTCAAACTCTCCAGCGTTCAGGAGGGTGTGCGAAAGAAA GTAATGGAGTTGTTGGTCCACCTGAACAAGAGGATAAAAAGCCGACCTAAGATTCAGCTACCAGTAGAAACTTTGCTGGTACAGTACCAAGACCCGGCAGCCGCCTCCTTTGTCACG AATTTCACCATCATCTACATCAAAATGGGCTACCCACGTCTGGAGGTGGGGAAACAGTGTGAGTTGGCCCCCACCCTCCTAACTGCCATGGAAGGCAAGCCACAGCCACAACAGGACAG CCTGATGCACCTGCTGATCCCTACTCTTTACCACATGAAGTATCCTGCAGACATCTCCAAGAATGCTTCTCCATTTAACTTAACTGAGCGGCCAAAGACagtgcagctgctgctggagttcATGTTGGATGTTTTACTGATGCCTTATGG GTTTGTGCTGAATGAATCCCCAACTCGccctgctccctcctcctcccagggAAGTTCTGCAGATGGGACAATGGCCACTGGTGGCCAGGGTCTCCCCCAGCCTCCCCCAGGGATGAGTGTCTATGCTGCCAAGAGGGTGATTGGAGAGGCCCAGTGGAGCGCTGAGCAACTAGAGCAG TGTAAACTAGGCATAGTGAAATTCATCGAGGCAAAGCAAGTCCCAGAAGTGGAGACGGTGGTTCACCTGGTGGTGGCGTCCAGCGACACCCGACACAGTGTTGCCACTGCAGCTGATCTGGAGCTGAAGAGCAAACAGAG TATCATCGATTGGAACAATCCTCTAATTATCAACAAGATGTACAAAGTGTATCTCGGGGATGTTCCTCTTAAAACAAAG GGCGGCAATGTGAAGCAAGAGCTGAAGCATGAGCCGGTAAGCACAAGAGTCAAACTGAAGATCCTTCCACATCTTCTACGGTCACGCCTAGCCGCAGAGTGCTTTCCAGCTAATATTCAG GTTGTGTATGACGGTCTGTTTGGAGccaacaccaacaacaaactGCTGTCTCTCACCTTGCAGTTTGTCCATCACATCTGCATGGT GTGCCCTGACACTAATAAGCCTTTGGGGCTAATGCTGCTCAATGGTCTTACCAAGCTCATCAATGAATACAAGGag GATCCTAAGTTACTATGTGTTGCCTACTCTGCTGTTGGAAAGCTGTCAAG CCGCATGCCACAGCTGTTCACAAAGGATATTGCACTCGTACAGCAGTTTTTTGAGTCCATGTGTAAG GAGGAGCCTGATGTTCGTCTTGCCATTCAGGAAGCTCTGTCTATGATGGTTGGAGCTTATGCTAACCTACAAGGGGCACTGCTGAACCTGATGGAGGCCCTGGTTGCTGCATACATTGGAAAG CCGGAGGTGCAAGTGCGCCAGGTGGCCATGAAGTTTGCCAGCACAGTGTTTGCTCCTGATCACGTGCCATCTAggtacctgctgctgctggctgctggaGACCC gAGGGAGGAGGTGTCTGGGGAGGCCCAGAGGGTGCTCAGGGCTTTTCATACCAAGAGCTCGGAGAAGGAGGGACCAAAGCCAATGCCCTCCTTTCCTGACATGGTGGCCTATGTCCAGGAGAAG GCGGCTCAGAGGATCAAGACTCCAGCTAAGTACATTGTTGGAACCTCCACCATTCCTTTCAACCCTTCTGCATTTGCGGAG ATCGTGCTCTACCTGAGGATGTGTTTAGCCCACAGTGCCGGGGCCATGCCCATGTCAACACGCTTGGCAGACATGCAGGATGATGCCCCAGTCATCGGCCGCTACGTCGACACACTTCTGTCTTCTGAGCCTCAGCCTTCGATGTCAAAGGGGTCTGAGACCAATCCTGTTCATGTCTACATGGATCTGCTGCAGCAGTTGCTGTCTGCCGTAGGAG GAATCCCAGTTATGTACTGTCTACTGGAAGTGGTGTCTGTCTGCCCAGAGAAACTGGCTTCCAGATTTGTTGATAAAATTGACTGGATTAAA AGTCTGATGAACACAAATAAGGAGGACATGAGGGAGCTTGCAGCCCAGCTGTATGCTATAGTGGTTTCCACCATGACTGGCAACGAGCTGCAGACAGCCGTGCAGAACCTGGTCAAAATCACCAAAGACAACCAC AGTCCTGAGACTCAGCATGGTGCCATCTTGGCTCTCGGCTACATGGTGGGAAGGTACATGAGCAAGAAGAAAGCTGTCACCTCTAGTGACTCTACCCACAACATGGGGCAGCAAATGAACTTCTCCTCCCAAGAAGAAGACGAACTTGTTACCATGGCTACCAAGACAGTTG gTTCTTTCCTGGACAGCAGTAGTGCACTACTGGCAGTAGCAGCCTGTACAGCTCTGGGAGAAATTGGGCGGAATGGCACCCTGCTGATCCCTTCAGAGGGTGAGGGGTTCACCAAACTCTCCACCGTGGAAAACCTGCTGGCACGCATCCCCTCTGGCAAGGAGAGCACAAAG ATGAAGGAGCGATCGATCCAGACCTTGGGTCACCTACCAGTGGGGGATGGAGACTTCCCTCACCagaagaagctgctgcaggGACTCATGGATTCTGTAGAG GCCAAACAGGTGGAGCTGCAGTTCACAGTGGGAGAGGCTATCACCAGTGCTGCGATAGGCACCAGCTCTGGAGCTGCAAGAGATCCATGGACCTGCACTGAGGACCAGTACAGCCCACTACACA atgttaaaaacaatgatgtggttccttgggtcctcaacgCCATCCTTTCCAAGTACATACCCAGTCAGAACCCCCACGTCCGACAGGCAGCCTGCATCTGGCTGCTCTCCCTGGTCAAGAAACTCAGCCAACACAAGGAAATCATG TCCCATTTAAAGGAAGTTCAGGTGGCATTCATCTCTGTTCTCTCAGACCCCGATG AGTTGAGTCAGGATGTGGCATCTAAAGGACTTGGTTTGGTCTATGAGATGGGAGGAGAGGGTGACCAGCACGAACTGGTGTCCACCCTGGTGGAAACACTCATGACTGGCAAAAG AGTGAAACATGCCGTCTCAGAAGATACAGAGCTGTTCCAAGGAGAAGGTTTGGGGAAAACACCTGATGG CCATGGGCTGTCCACATACAAGGAGCTCTGCTCCTTGGCCAGCGACCTGAACCAACCAGATCTCGTTTACAAGTTCATGAACCTGGCCAATCACCACGCAATGTGGAACTCCCGCAAG GGAGCAGCTTTTGGGTTTCACATGATCGCTGCCAAGGCTGGGGAGCAGCTGGCTCCGTTCCTGCCACAGCTTGTGCCTCGTCTTTACCGCTACCAGTTTGACCCCAACCTGAGCATTCGCCAGGCCATGACCAGCATCTGGGATGCATTGGTCACTGATAAGACCCTG GTGGATAAGTATCTTAAGGAAATCCTGCAGGATGTAATTTCCAACTTGACCAGTAACACCTGGAGAGTACGTGAGTCCAG CTGCCTGGCCCTGAATGACCTGATACGTGGCCGCCAAGCTGATGACCTCATTGATCATCTTGCAGAAATCTGGGAAACACTGTTCAGAGTCCTTGATGACATCAAG GAATCTGTGAGGAAGGCTGCAGACCtaacactgaaaacactcaGTAAG GTGTGTACTCGTATGTGTGAGTCTACGGGCTCTGCAGCCCAGAGAACTGTGGCGGTACTGTTGCCAACTCTTCTGGAAAAAGGCATTGTTAGCAATGTCTCAGAAGTCCGCTCACTTAG TATCCAGACCCTGGTGAAGATTAGTAAAACAGCTGGGGCCAGACTAAAGCCTCATGCTTCCCGACTCATCCCGGCCCTGTTGGAGGCCCTCAGCACCTTGGAGCCTCAGGTCCTCAACTACCTCAGCCTCCGagccacagagcaggagaag AGCGCCATGGATGCTGCTAGACTAAGTGCTGCCAAGTCCTCCCCAATGATGGAGACCATaaacatg TGTCTGCAGCACCTCGATGTTTCTGTGCTGGGAGAGCTGGTTCCTAGGCTCTCTGAACTTCTTAAGAGTGGAGTAGGCTTGGGCACCAAG GGTGGCTGTGCTAGTGTTATTGTTTCGCTCACAGTGCAGTGTCCCCAGGATCTCACCCCATATTCAG gTAAGCTGATGAGTGCCCTGCTGAGTGGTATCCATGACAGAAGCACTGTAGTACAGAAAGCCTTTGCCTTTGCTCTGGGTCACCTAGTCAGG ACAGCAAAAGACAGCAGTGTGGAGAAACTACTACTGAAGCTCAACAACTGGTACTTGGAAAAAGAGG AGCCGGTATATAAGTCATCATGTGCATTGACCGTGCACGCCATCAGCCACTACAGTCCTGATGTGCTGAAGGGCCATGCAGGAGTGGCCCTGCCGCTGGCCTTCCTGGGCATGCATCAGGCGCCAGGTCCTgatgaggaaaaaggagagagccATGATGCTACGCTGTGGGCTGAGGTGTGGCAGGAGAACGTCCCAG GAAGCTTTGGAGGCATCAGACTGTACATGACAGAGCTGATCACTATCACACAGAAAGCTCTGCAGTCCCAGTCCTGGAAGATGAAGGCTCAGGGTGCAGCTGCCATGGCAACTGTTGCCAAGGAACAGACAGGCTCATTGGTGGCGCCACACCTTGGCTTGGTGCTAACAGCTTTAATGCAGGGACTATCTGGACGCACATGGGCGGGCAAG GAGGAGCTATTGAAAGCCATTGGATCAGTAGTGGGCAAATGCAG TGCTGAGCTACAGAAGCCTTGGGCAGGCCAGCCCACCATCTCTGAGGTGTTGGAGGTTGTGTTGAAGGAATGCCGCAAGGAGAGTCTGGTATACAAAATGGCTGCTTTGCGCTGTGCTGGAGACGTGCTCCGCAGCAGCCAGGAGGACCGTTTCAGTGACATGGCAGAGATCATTTTCCCTCTAATCAAGAAG AGTGGGGGTGCATCCCCGAGGTCActggaggaggatgatgatgatgatagagATGTGAAGGAGAAAGAGTTGCAGACTGAAGCTCTGCTTTGTGCTTTTGAGACCCTTGGAAAGACTTGGCCCAGGAACCCACAGACTCAGG CTCGTTTCCAGGCGGAGGTATGCGGACTAATGTGTGAAAAGCTCAAGCGAAGCACTTGGAAAGTGCAGCTTGCTGTTCTCCAGTCCATGAAGGCATACTTCCAGGG GCTATTACTGCTAGAGAAGGGCAGTGAAGACTTCAACGCACTGTCACAGATCCTCACAGAGACGTGTGCTGCTCTCACGTGCCCTTTAG aAAACAGAAGTTACTCATCTGTGAGGACAGAGGCCTTGTCAGTTGTGGGTCTGATCGTAAAGAGAACTGGAG AGAGTGAACAGTgggactgtgtgtctgtgaagagCCGGGAGCAGCTGCAGCGCTCCCTGTCAATGCTGCAGTCTGATAGCAGACCCGACCTGAGGGATAAGGCCCAGGAGCTGCGTAGACACATCCAGAGTCAACCATGA